The Zestosphaera sp. genome has a window encoding:
- a CDS encoding arginine--tRNA ligase, translating to MSLGNPYKELKLSISGELGRALSGVCADPNILTQLEDIIEEPPKREFGDLSIHLARLSKLCNTSLENLASLLVSSLEKLSLVDKTIVVDNYLNIFVNYAVFSARVLNTIASYDSRYGTIDNYVKKRVIVEYVSANPVHPLHLGSGRNAVLGDFLYRLNKFLGNEVQRRYYVNDVGLQAAFLAYGYYKLGFPNIPPGMKPDHYLGLIYAATTTIIDILKLKKSLREAEASGDFSKASEIRNEIDSLIGDLARLAEVIPNEVNTLSEKIASEEDPELEVLKILRGYEKGEPEYFFVRKVCSKVVDGIKETLEKMNVGIDVWDWESDLVWEGRVDEVLEKASSSNYFGFHKGAPALFFKDMLKSEELRRRLRIPEALEVPPLILKRSDGTTLYTTRDIAYTLKKFSEFSADEVVNVIAIEQTLSQAQLRLALYALGYEKEAENLIHYSYEMVNLPGASMSGRRGRYVTVDELLERLSGMVKNLMRERGSEVSEEQALKIARSAIKYMVLSVSPSKTLTIDLKKILDLKQNSGPYIQYTYVRAKSVVEKAGNYSLEAVDYGRAGREPIKTLILELSKFPEVVSEVASSKQPEDLIAYANNLATVFNKFYESEPILREPDEGFRALKIAVTHGVLVVLRNFMEICGMDILEKI from the coding sequence TACGTCCTTAGAGAATCTGGCCAGCTTGTTAGTTTCCTCACTAGAGAAACTGAGTCTAGTTGATAAGACTATAGTCGTTGATAATTACTTGAATATTTTCGTAAACTATGCAGTCTTCAGCGCTCGAGTACTCAATACTATAGCTAGCTATGACAGCAGGTACGGCACCATAGACAACTATGTTAAGAAGAGAGTGATTGTGGAGTACGTGTCGGCTAATCCAGTTCATCCACTCCATTTAGGTTCTGGAAGAAACGCCGTCTTAGGCGATTTTCTTTACAGACTTAACAAGTTTTTAGGTAATGAAGTTCAGAGAAGGTATTACGTTAATGATGTGGGCCTGCAAGCAGCTTTCCTAGCTTACGGCTACTACAAGCTGGGCTTCCCCAACATACCGCCTGGTATGAAGCCTGACCACTACTTGGGTTTAATATATGCTGCGACGACCACAATAATTGACATATTAAAGCTGAAGAAGTCTCTGAGGGAAGCCGAAGCTTCAGGAGATTTTAGTAAAGCTAGTGAGATACGTAACGAGATAGACTCCTTAATAGGTGATTTAGCTAGGTTAGCTGAGGTAATACCTAACGAGGTTAACACGCTTTCTGAGAAGATAGCTAGTGAGGAAGACCCAGAACTAGAAGTCCTGAAGATTCTTAGAGGATATGAGAAAGGAGAGCCTGAATACTTCTTTGTCAGAAAGGTTTGTAGTAAAGTAGTTGACGGAATTAAAGAGACTCTTGAGAAGATGAACGTAGGCATAGATGTTTGGGATTGGGAAAGTGACCTAGTTTGGGAGGGTAGGGTAGACGAGGTTCTCGAGAAAGCTTCAAGTAGCAATTACTTTGGTTTCCATAAAGGCGCGCCAGCACTCTTCTTTAAAGACATGCTTAAATCTGAAGAATTAAGAAGACGTCTGAGGATTCCTGAAGCTCTTGAAGTGCCTCCCCTCATACTCAAGAGGAGTGACGGGACCACACTATACACTACTAGAGACATCGCTTACACGCTGAAGAAATTCAGCGAGTTCTCGGCAGACGAGGTAGTGAACGTTATAGCTATAGAGCAGACTCTTAGTCAAGCTCAGCTCAGGCTAGCACTCTACGCTTTAGGCTACGAGAAAGAAGCTGAGAATCTAATTCACTACTCTTATGAGATGGTTAACTTACCTGGAGCTTCTATGTCTGGGAGGAGGGGTAGGTACGTGACTGTTGACGAGCTACTTGAGCGACTTAGTGGGATGGTGAAGAACTTAATGAGAGAAAGAGGTTCTGAAGTTTCAGAAGAGCAAGCTTTGAAGATAGCTAGGTCTGCCATCAAGTACATGGTTTTATCCGTATCGCCTTCTAAGACTCTGACGATAGACCTTAAGAAGATTCTCGACTTGAAACAGAATTCAGGACCCTACATACAGTACACGTACGTTAGAGCTAAGTCTGTGGTCGAGAAAGCCGGAAACTACTCTCTAGAGGCTGTAGACTACGGGAGAGCAGGCAGAGAACCTATAAAAACACTTATTTTAGAGTTGAGTAAGTTTCCTGAGGTCGTTTCCGAAGTAGCTAGTAGTAAGCAACCTGAAGACTTAATAGCTTATGCTAACAATCTAGCTACAGTATTTAACAAATTCTACGAGTCTGAGCCCATACTGAGAGAGCCTGACGAGGGCTTTAGAGCTCTGAAGATTGCAGTAACTCACGGCGTCTTAGTTGTGCTCCGCAACTTTATGGAGATTTGCGGGATGGATATCCTGGAGAAAATATAA